A single window of Arvicanthis niloticus isolate mArvNil1 chromosome X, mArvNil1.pat.X, whole genome shotgun sequence DNA harbors:
- the LOC117695404 gene encoding G-protein coupled receptor 83-like, with amino-acid sequence MNTSFKGASFLSQMESAIDWLGENASWVPSMEDQSCNHTTQNGTNISSAEWGGPRGRVTKWLGGNPHIMAKIVLSFAYAVIIMISLFGNSLVCQVFVKHKEIKKSTGLLIFNLAISDILIILLNSPFALARFLSGQWVFGRIMCHVSRFAQYCSLHVSTLTLMAVAMDRHRVILHPMKPRLTHSQSLFVVGVIWSIAVFLALPHAIYQNLFTLVNMDGEVRSYCLPSFPGPSTLVSKYVDLGTFILLYILPLLVIVVTYSHLGKRLWIQNAIGDASARQLMAHYQKRKKSIRMLILIVLVFAVCWFPLNFYVVLISSAGVENDSVLFYAFHWFAMSSTCYNPFIYCWLNRSFRAKLRSISSFRMQSLFVCSSSQVQQIKPQESHELRELQTSSLLRVPLAVPEPQVFEDPSLATGDNSQVSVQGEWEDPDPSLDEEPGPSTRDTYFCIHMQTTSH; translated from the exons ATGAACACTTCCTTCAAGGGAGCATCTTTCCTGTCACAAATGGAAAGTGCCATTGATTGGCTGGGAGAAAATGCCAGTTGGGTTCCATCAATGGAGGATCAAAGCTGCAATCACACAACCCAGAATGGAACCAATATCTCCAGTGCAGAATGGGGAGGGCCAAGAGGAAGAGTCACTAAATGGCTAGGGGGCAATCCCCACATCATGGCAAAGATTGTGCTGTCTTTTGCATATGCTGTCATCATAATGATATCTCTCTTTGGCAACTCCCTGGTATGCCAAGTTTTTGTCAAGCACAAGGAAATCAAGAAATCAACAGGCCTTCTCATCTTCAATCTGGCAATATCTGACATTTTGATAATCCTGCTCAACAGTCCGTTTGCTCTG GCTCGTTTcctgagtggacagtgggttTTTGGTAGGATCATGTGTCATGTCAGTCGGTTTGCTCAGTACTGCTCCCTCCATGTTTCGACTCTTACACTGATGGCAGTTGCTATGGACCGGCACCGG GTAATTCTGCACCCAATGAAACCAAGGCTAACCCACTCCCAAAGCCTATTTGTTGTTGGCGTGATCTGGAGTATTGCAGTGTTCCTTGCTCTGCCACACGCAATTTACCAAAATCTGTTCACTCTCGTCAACAT GGATGGTGAAGTCAGGAGCTActgcctcccttcctttcctggaCCCAGCACACTGGTTTCGAAGTATGTGGACCTTGGGACATTTATCTTGTTGTATATCCTGCCACTTCTGGTGATTGTTGTAACCTATTCTCACCTAGGAAAGAGGTTGTGGATTCAAAATGCTATTGGTGATGCATCTGCTCGTCAACTTATGGCACACTACCAGAAGCGCAAGAAGAGCATCCGAATGCTGATACTTATTGTATTGGTCTTTGCAGTTTGTTGGTTTCCACTAAATTTCTATGTGGTTCTTATTTCCAGTGCAGGTGTAGAAAATGATAGTGTGCTTTTCTATGCCTTTCATTGGTTTGCAATGAGCAGCACCTGCTACAATCCTTTCATCTACTGTTGGCTCAACAGGAGCTTCCGTGCCAAACTAAGATCTATATCATCTTTCAGGATGCAATCGCTGTTTGTGTGCAGTAGCTCCCAGGTTCAGCAAATAAAACCACAGGAGAGTCATGAGCTTCGGGAGCTCCAGACATCTTCACTGCTACGAGTTCCCCTGGCTGTTCCAGAGCCCCAGGTTTTTGAGGACCCCAGTTTGGCTACAGGGGATAATTCCCAGGTCTCTGTCCAAGGGGAGTGGGAAGATCCAGATCCCTCTCTAGATGAAGAACCAGGGCCCTCAACCCGGGATACTTACTTTTGCATCCACATGCAGACTACCAGTCACTAA